From a region of the Constantimarinum furrinae genome:
- a CDS encoding WD40/YVTN/BNR-like repeat-containing protein produces the protein MKKIFLLLLLSITTTVFSQDFSMDILKDMKPRNIGPGGMSGRVTAIDVVVNHPDVMYVGTASGGLWKSTSGGIKWHPVFDDQPTASIGAVAIQQSNPSVIWVGTGEGNPRNSLNGGYGIYKSLDGGKSWQSMGLENTRHIHRVIIDPTNPNTVYVGAIGSPWGEHPERGVFKTTDGGKTWKKILFANNKTGVADMVMDPTNPNKLIVALWEHKRDPWFFKSGGEGSGLFITHDGGETWQERTEKDGLPKGELGRIGIAIARNKPNIVYALVEAKKNALYKSEDGGFNWKKINDKSDIGNRPFYYSEIYVDPQNENRVFSVFTYVNVSEDGGKSFDQLMPAYGVDNGVHPDHHAWWIHPQNGNFMIDGNDGGMNITKDGGKTWRFIGNLPVAQFYHINVDNEFPYNVYGGMQDNGSWRGPAYVWKSQGIRNDYWQEISFGDGFDVVPDKDDSRYGWSMSQQGYVSRYDHITGNNYIVRPTHPDPDMELRFNWNSAINIDPFDNNTIYFGSQFVHKSNDKGLTWTVISPDLTTNDPEKQKQSESGGLTMDATGAENHTTILVIEPSPLERNMLWVGSDDGRVHYTQDGGSSWNEVSKNIKGLPEGSWIVQIKASNKNKGEALLVANDYRRFNYTPYAFRTTNYGKTWERIVDANDVESYTLSIVEDPVERNLMFLGTDDGLYISLDAGNSWKKWTNGFPTVSVKDLVIHPRENDLVIGTFGRAAWVLDDIRPLRAIARNKGLLNSDVTVFDPPIAYQASYQQPTGSRFGADAIYNGENRDYGAQIAYYFQKKETEKEDKKDEAEENDSEIEEVASEENNKMHKDSLYMKIFDGNRLIRSLKRKVPDSSGIYKWTWYMDEAGVDRPSRRIRERKNEPGGTSVKPGTYRVELSYMDTSSTTNIRVESDPRLNISQKAIDESYATSKELEKMTQVVADAVSQLIESKNTAEEYSKKLKKEDAKKFEEELKASKEIIKKLDEQIALYLGKEDDRQGITRNPEVTVMQRIGNANFYGTSRPNGLTSTEKLLIQHAKNELNEALSKTNDFFVTEWQKYASDMKKIDMSPFKEIKTFKLN, from the coding sequence ATGAAAAAAATATTTCTCCTGCTTCTTTTAAGCATCACTACCACAGTTTTTTCTCAGGATTTTTCAATGGACATTTTAAAGGATATGAAACCCCGGAATATTGGTCCGGGCGGGATGTCCGGCCGCGTAACGGCTATTGATGTTGTAGTAAACCACCCTGATGTCATGTACGTTGGTACGGCTTCCGGCGGACTCTGGAAATCTACTTCCGGCGGAATAAAATGGCATCCTGTATTCGACGATCAGCCAACTGCTTCTATTGGAGCTGTGGCAATACAGCAATCAAATCCATCTGTAATTTGGGTGGGGACCGGTGAAGGGAACCCAAGGAACAGTTTGAATGGCGGGTACGGGATCTATAAATCACTGGACGGTGGTAAAAGCTGGCAATCCATGGGGTTGGAAAATACTCGGCACATCCACCGCGTGATCATCGATCCTACAAACCCTAACACCGTTTATGTGGGTGCTATTGGTTCTCCCTGGGGGGAACATCCCGAGCGCGGTGTATTTAAAACCACCGATGGAGGAAAAACATGGAAAAAAATTCTTTTTGCTAATAATAAGACAGGAGTTGCAGATATGGTAATGGATCCAACCAATCCTAATAAACTTATTGTAGCACTTTGGGAGCATAAGCGTGATCCCTGGTTCTTTAAATCGGGAGGCGAAGGATCCGGTTTATTTATTACGCACGACGGTGGTGAAACCTGGCAGGAACGCACCGAAAAAGACGGGCTACCCAAGGGAGAATTAGGTCGTATAGGAATTGCAATTGCGCGCAATAAACCAAATATAGTGTATGCGCTAGTCGAGGCGAAAAAAAACGCTTTATACAAATCGGAAGACGGCGGTTTTAATTGGAAAAAGATTAATGATAAATCAGATATCGGTAACCGTCCCTTTTATTATTCCGAGATCTATGTCGATCCGCAAAATGAAAATCGTGTATTTTCCGTTTTTACTTATGTGAATGTTTCAGAGGATGGAGGAAAGAGTTTTGATCAGCTCATGCCTGCTTACGGTGTGGATAACGGAGTACATCCCGATCATCATGCCTGGTGGATCCATCCGCAGAACGGTAACTTTATGATAGACGGAAATGACGGAGGAATGAACATCACAAAAGATGGTGGTAAGACCTGGCGATTCATTGGTAATTTGCCGGTCGCACAATTTTATCATATTAATGTCGATAACGAATTTCCATATAATGTTTATGGGGGAATGCAGGATAATGGTAGCTGGCGCGGACCTGCCTATGTCTGGAAATCACAGGGAATTAGAAATGATTACTGGCAGGAGATCTCCTTTGGAGATGGGTTTGATGTAGTACCCGATAAAGATGATAGTCGTTATGGCTGGAGCATGAGTCAGCAGGGCTATGTGAGTCGCTATGACCATATAACCGGAAACAACTATATCGTTAGACCCACACATCCCGATCCGGACATGGAGCTCCGTTTCAACTGGAATTCTGCCATTAATATTGATCCCTTCGATAATAATACAATCTACTTCGGAAGTCAGTTTGTTCATAAAAGCAACGATAAGGGATTAACCTGGACGGTCATCTCACCCGATCTTACCACCAACGATCCCGAAAAACAGAAACAAAGTGAAAGCGGTGGATTAACCATGGATGCCACAGGCGCCGAAAATCATACAACTATATTGGTGATCGAGCCTTCTCCCCTGGAGCGAAATATGTTATGGGTGGGAAGCGACGACGGACGTGTTCACTATACTCAGGATGGCGGTTCTAGCTGGAATGAAGTCTCTAAAAATATTAAAGGATTGCCGGAAGGCAGTTGGATCGTACAGATCAAGGCTTCCAACAAAAATAAGGGCGAAGCTCTTTTGGTGGCAAACGACTATCGCCGCTTTAATTATACGCCATATGCTTTTCGTACTACAAACTACGGAAAGACCTGGGAACGCATAGTAGATGCCAATGATGTTGAAAGTTATACCTTGAGTATAGTGGAAGATCCAGTAGAACGCAATCTGATGTTTCTTGGTACCGATGACGGACTATACATTTCATTAGATGCAGGTAATAGTTGGAAAAAGTGGACCAACGGATTTCCTACGGTATCGGTAAAAGATCTGGTTATCCATCCGCGGGAAAACGATCTGGTGATTGGCACCTTCGGTCGTGCGGCCTGGGTGTTGGACGACATACGACCCCTTAGAGCCATAGCCAGAAATAAAGGCCTGCTGAATAGCGATGTTACAGTATTCGACCCACCAATAGCCTATCAGGCGTCGTACCAGCAGCCCACAGGTAGTCGTTTCGGTGCAGATGCAATTTATAATGGGGAAAACAGAGATTACGGGGCTCAGATCGCTTATTACTTTCAGAAAAAGGAAACTGAGAAAGAAGATAAAAAGGATGAAGCTGAAGAGAACGATTCTGAAATTGAAGAAGTTGCTTCAGAAGAAAACAACAAAATGCATAAGGATTCACTATATATGAAGATCTTTGACGGAAACCGCCTCATACGGAGTTTAAAAAGAAAAGTCCCTGATAGTTCTGGCATTTATAAATGGACCTGGTATATGGATGAAGCAGGTGTAGACAGACCATCCCGCAGAATAAGAGAGCGAAAGAATGAGCCGGGCGGGACTTCGGTAAAACCCGGAACCTATCGTGTTGAATTAAGTTATATGGATACGTCCTCTACCACAAATATTCGAGTTGAAAGTGATCCGCGATTAAATATTTCTCAAAAGGCGATCGATGAAAGTTATGCCACTTCCAAAGAACTGGAAAAAATGACTCAGGTTGTCGCCGATGCCGTTTCACAATTAATAGAGAGTAAAAACACCGCTGAGGAGTATAGCAAAAAGCTAAAAAAGGAAGATGCGAAAAAATTCGAGGAAGAACTAAAAGCAAGTAAGGAGATCATAAAAAAACTGGATGAGCAAATAGCATTGTATCTGGGAAAGGAGGATGATAGGCAAGGCATAACACGCAATCCTGAAGTAACCGTCATGCAACGCATTGGAAATGCAAATTTCTACGGAACGAGCCGACCTAATGGCTTAACTTCTACTGAAAAATTGCTGATACAACACGCTAAGAATGAGCTAAATGAAGCTTTGAGCAAAACCAATGATTTCTTTGTAACGGAATGGCAGAAATATGCGTCTGATATGAAGAAGATAGATATGTCTCCTTTTAAGGAAATAAAAACTTTTAAACTGAACTAA
- a CDS encoding sulfite exporter TauE/SafE family protein — protein sequence MIDLLSEISPLLLIGLFLMGTAAFTLSTISGGGGALMQIPILNVLIGTSQTAPVINLGTFLSRPARIIIFWKHINWKVFWYYVPSAMLGAVLAAWLFKEANIVWIQIVVGLFLVSTFFQYRFGKKERSFEVKLWYFIPLGFVISIIGTFTGGMGPVLNPFLLNAGIDKESLVGTKGAQAFFLGIAQVGSYTAFGLLTEELWIYGIALGLGASLGNYFGKLLLRKMSKITFRKWVIAIMVLSGIVLLLKACSSLF from the coding sequence ATGATCGATTTATTATCCGAAATATCACCCTTATTGCTTATCGGCCTGTTTCTAATGGGAACGGCAGCTTTTACACTTTCTACTATAAGCGGTGGTGGCGGTGCTTTAATGCAGATTCCAATTCTCAATGTATTAATTGGCACTTCCCAAACCGCACCTGTTATCAATTTGGGAACTTTTTTAAGTCGTCCAGCCCGCATTATAATTTTCTGGAAACACATTAACTGGAAAGTATTTTGGTATTACGTTCCGTCTGCCATGCTGGGTGCGGTGCTTGCTGCCTGGTTGTTTAAAGAAGCGAACATCGTTTGGATCCAGATCGTGGTAGGTCTTTTTCTTGTGAGCACCTTCTTTCAATATCGCTTCGGAAAAAAAGAGCGTTCTTTTGAAGTAAAACTATGGTACTTTATTCCTCTAGGCTTTGTCATTTCTATCATCGGGACATTTACCGGGGGAATGGGTCCCGTTCTCAATCCATTTTTACTGAATGCAGGTATCGATAAGGAATCTCTCGTGGGAACCAAAGGTGCTCAGGCATTTTTTCTCGGTATCGCTCAGGTTGGTAGTTATACTGCATTCGGACTTCTTACCGAAGAATTATGGATCTACGGAATAGCTCTGGGGTTAGGGGCTTCTTTAGGAAATTACTTCGGAAAGTTATTGTTGAGAAAAATGAGCAAAATAACCTTCCGTAAATGGGTGATCGCCATAATGGTATTAAGTGGAATCGTTCTATTATTGAAAGCGTGCTCTTCATTATTTTAA
- a CDS encoding LysM peptidoglycan-binding domain-containing protein, with the protein MVKAKYQSVLDLGEKLNIQNGDVQVNGNKLEVKGVANTQYEKNLLWDEIKRIGGENPSDIMADIKVADQTIYARHTVSSGESLSKIAKHYYGDPMKYNAIFEANRDKLKNPDLIHPGQDLVIPNL; encoded by the coding sequence ATGGTTAAAGCAAAATATCAAAGCGTCCTCGATCTGGGTGAAAAGTTGAATATTCAAAACGGAGATGTGCAGGTTAATGGAAATAAACTGGAAGTAAAAGGAGTGGCGAACACACAGTATGAAAAAAACCTGTTATGGGACGAAATAAAGCGGATAGGTGGTGAAAATCCCAGTGATATCATGGCAGATATAAAAGTAGCCGATCAAACAATTTATGCTCGTCATACAGTGTCAAGTGGTGAATCGCTTAGTAAAATTGCAAAGCATTATTATGGAGATCCAATGAAGTATAACGCCATATTTGAGGCGAATAGAGATAAATTGAAAAACCCAGATCTTATTCATCCCGGACAGGATCTTGTAATCCCTAATCTCTAG
- a CDS encoding fasciclin domain-containing protein: protein MKIKSIILSLAVIMFAFTACDDTKKKEEEAAKMEQMKMEEAKAEQMKMEEEAEKMRKDMEANSIAGKAMANPNYSTLVSALKTANLAQTFMEKGEYTVFAPTNDAFNKVPKAKMDELMKPENEAKLQNLLKYHVVSGEWNAAALVKAINENKNKYSVTTLQGENLTFSLKGDKVMVKDAKGNIATVADADMDASNGIIHGIDTVLMPKN, encoded by the coding sequence ATGAAAATTAAATCAATTATTTTGTCATTAGCGGTTATAATGTTCGCGTTTACGGCCTGTGACGATACCAAAAAGAAAGAAGAAGAAGCTGCCAAAATGGAGCAGATGAAAATGGAAGAAGCCAAAGCCGAACAAATGAAAATGGAAGAAGAGGCTGAAAAGATGAGAAAGGATATGGAAGCAAATTCTATAGCCGGTAAAGCAATGGCCAATCCAAATTACTCTACTTTAGTATCGGCTTTAAAAACTGCGAATCTTGCACAAACTTTCATGGAGAAAGGTGAGTACACAGTTTTTGCTCCTACCAACGATGCTTTCAACAAAGTTCCTAAAGCAAAAATGGATGAACTTATGAAGCCCGAAAACGAGGCTAAACTTCAGAATTTATTAAAGTATCACGTAGTTTCCGGCGAATGGAATGCTGCGGCACTTGTTAAAGCTATCAACGAAAATAAGAATAAGTATTCGGTAACAACCCTTCAGGGAGAAAACCTAACCTTCTCATTAAAAGGAGATAAAGTTATGGTAAAGGATGCTAAAGGAAATATCGCTACTGTAGCCGATGCCGATATGGACGCTTCCAACGGAATTATCCACGGTATTGATACAGTCTTAATGCCTAAAAACTAA
- a CDS encoding amidohydrolase family protein codes for MQKSILFILSVCFTLTLHAQKKKDKTEEKTKWDVASPGEDFNFKTHSFTTDEGTWMNLDVSPNGQTIVFDMLGDIYTMPVTGGKAKAIRTGIPFEIQPRFSPDGSKISFTSDAGGGDNIWTMNADGSDAKQITKEDFRLLNNAVWTADGNFLIARKHFTSGRSLGAGEMWQYHITGGSGLQLTKRKNDQQDVNEPYVSSDGKYLYYSEDMYPGGFFQYNKDPNGQIYVIKRYEFETGETETITGGPGGAARPTVSPDGKKLAFVKRIRTKSVLFIHDLETGEEWPLYDKLNKDQQEAWAIFGVYPNFDWMPNNNEIVFWSGGKINKIDITNLNVSNIPFSADVKIDLAKTVHTTTPIETNSFTPKVIRHAVTSPDGKLLVFNALGYLWKKTLPNGTPTRLTSGTDFEFEPAFSPDGNSIIYVTWNDIEKGAVFKVSTLGGMPVRLTSEKGIYRTPSYASNGQQIVFRKENGNTDQGFTYTKEPGIYTMAANGGTAKKVTEKGEYPVFSKNNDRIFLQTGGTYFGNTTKTLISVNLEGNDEKEHITSKYANRLVPSPDNKWIAFTNLHKVFVAPMVMNGQPIDLDDKTKSVPVSQIAQDAGINIHWSPNSNKVMWTLGDEYFSNQLKDRFTFLPGSSEKIPEITTEGIKIGLTAKVDNPSGRVVFTNARIITMDGDKVIENGTIVINENKIEAVGETSKVDFPDNAKVYDARGKTIMPGLVDSHAHIGAFRYGLTTQQNWQFMANLAHGVTTAHDPSANTETVFSLSELQKNGTLVGPRLYSTGFILYGADGDFKALINSLDDARSSIRRTKAFGAKSVKSYNQPRREQRQQVLQAAREMNINVVPEGGSTFYHNITMVIDGHTGVEHNIPVAPVYKDVLEIWGKSGTGYTPTLIVNYGGLNGEYYYYQRDKVWENEKLLTFTPRRIVDSRSRHRTMVPMEEYDNGHILVSETAKMLSESGVKVNMGAHGQLQGLGAHWETWMLAAGGMTNMEALKTATINGAEYIGAGNDIGSLEVGKLADLIVLSENPLENIENTNTVEMVMVNGRLYDASTMNEIGNHDRERAPFWWELDNYNQAFPWHQETQGFMDGGCGCHIGHQ; via the coding sequence ATGCAAAAATCTATATTATTTATACTTTCCGTGTGCTTTACTCTTACCCTGCACGCGCAAAAGAAAAAAGACAAGACAGAAGAAAAAACAAAATGGGATGTCGCTTCTCCGGGTGAAGATTTTAACTTTAAAACACACAGTTTTACCACAGACGAAGGTACTTGGATGAATCTGGATGTAAGTCCGAATGGACAAACCATTGTTTTCGACATGTTGGGAGACATTTATACCATGCCTGTTACCGGTGGGAAGGCCAAAGCTATAAGAACCGGAATTCCCTTCGAGATACAACCTCGTTTTAGCCCCGACGGATCTAAAATCTCATTCACCAGCGATGCCGGTGGTGGTGATAATATTTGGACAATGAATGCGGATGGAAGCGATGCCAAACAAATTACCAAAGAGGACTTTCGTTTATTAAATAATGCTGTCTGGACCGCAGATGGAAACTTTCTTATCGCCAGAAAACACTTTACTTCCGGAAGAAGTTTGGGTGCCGGGGAAATGTGGCAATATCATATCACCGGTGGATCGGGCTTGCAACTTACTAAACGTAAGAATGATCAGCAAGATGTAAACGAACCCTATGTGTCTTCAGACGGAAAATATTTGTATTACAGCGAGGATATGTATCCGGGAGGATTCTTTCAATATAATAAGGATCCCAACGGGCAGATCTATGTGATAAAGCGTTACGAGTTTGAGACCGGCGAAACAGAAACAATAACCGGCGGACCTGGTGGAGCTGCCCGCCCTACAGTATCTCCCGATGGAAAAAAACTGGCATTTGTAAAGCGAATAAGGACTAAATCGGTATTGTTTATTCATGACCTTGAAACAGGTGAAGAATGGCCATTATACGATAAGCTGAACAAAGATCAGCAAGAGGCCTGGGCAATATTTGGGGTATATCCCAATTTCGATTGGATGCCGAATAATAATGAGATCGTATTCTGGAGCGGAGGAAAGATCAATAAGATCGATATCACTAACTTAAATGTCTCAAACATTCCATTTTCCGCAGATGTAAAAATAGACTTGGCGAAGACCGTACATACTACCACACCCATCGAAACCAACTCGTTTACTCCTAAAGTGATTCGACATGCGGTAACCTCTCCCGATGGAAAGCTCCTAGTCTTTAATGCATTGGGATATCTTTGGAAAAAGACATTACCCAACGGCACACCTACAAGATTAACTTCAGGCACCGATTTTGAGTTCGAACCGGCTTTCTCCCCGGACGGAAATAGTATTATTTACGTCACCTGGAACGATATTGAAAAAGGTGCCGTTTTTAAAGTTTCAACTTTAGGCGGAATGCCGGTAAGGCTTACATCAGAGAAAGGCATTTACCGAACACCTTCCTATGCTTCCAATGGACAACAGATCGTTTTCAGAAAAGAAAACGGCAATACCGATCAGGGTTTTACATATACTAAAGAACCCGGGATCTACACGATGGCTGCCAACGGGGGTACTGCAAAAAAAGTAACCGAAAAAGGTGAATACCCGGTTTTCAGTAAAAATAACGACCGGATATTTCTACAAACAGGAGGCACCTATTTTGGAAACACCACAAAAACACTTATTAGTGTAAATCTGGAAGGTAATGACGAAAAAGAACACATCACTTCAAAATATGCAAACCGTCTGGTACCTAGTCCCGATAATAAATGGATTGCTTTTACTAATCTTCATAAGGTATTTGTAGCGCCTATGGTAATGAACGGTCAACCTATAGATCTCGATGATAAAACCAAATCGGTACCTGTTTCTCAAATTGCTCAGGATGCAGGCATCAACATACATTGGTCTCCAAACAGTAACAAGGTGATGTGGACCCTCGGAGATGAATATTTTAGTAATCAGCTGAAGGATCGCTTTACATTTTTACCGGGTTCTTCAGAAAAAATACCGGAAATCACCACGGAAGGAATTAAGATAGGATTGACAGCAAAAGTTGACAATCCCTCCGGTAGAGTCGTTTTTACCAATGCGAGAATAATAACCATGGATGGTGATAAAGTGATTGAAAACGGAACCATTGTGATTAACGAGAATAAGATCGAAGCTGTAGGGGAAACCTCAAAAGTGGATTTTCCCGATAATGCAAAGGTCTACGATGCAAGAGGTAAAACTATTATGCCCGGATTGGTAGATTCGCATGCACATATCGGAGCATTCCGTTACGGACTAACGACCCAGCAAAACTGGCAGTTTATGGCAAATCTGGCTCATGGAGTGACCACTGCACATGATCCTTCGGCTAATACTGAAACTGTTTTTTCTCTTTCAGAGCTACAAAAGAACGGAACTCTGGTAGGACCACGCCTCTACTCTACCGGTTTTATATTATACGGGGCCGATGGAGATTTTAAGGCACTTATCAATAGTCTCGACGATGCCCGAAGCAGTATTAGACGTACAAAAGCCTTTGGAGCAAAAAGCGTAAAAAGTTATAACCAACCACGTCGTGAGCAAAGACAGCAGGTACTTCAGGCTGCTCGCGAAATGAATATCAACGTTGTTCCCGAAGGAGGTTCTACATTTTATCACAACATTACTATGGTGATCGACGGACATACCGGTGTAGAACACAATATTCCCGTTGCTCCGGTGTATAAAGACGTACTTGAGATATGGGGCAAGAGCGGTACAGGCTATACACCAACGCTCATAGTAAATTACGGCGGTCTGAACGGTGAATATTACTACTATCAACGCGATAAGGTATGGGAAAATGAAAAGCTGCTTACGTTTACTCCAAGACGCATTGTCGATTCCAGATCCCGGCATCGCACTATGGTTCCCATGGAAGAATACGACAACGGTCATATTTTAGTTTCTGAAACGGCCAAGATGCTCAGTGAGTCGGGCGTAAAAGTGAATATGGGCGCTCATGGTCAGTTACAGGGTCTGGGAGCACATTGGGAAACCTGGATGCTAGCTGCAGGAGGCATGACCAATATGGAAGCCCTAAAGACGGCAACGATAAACGGCGCCGAGTACATTGGAGCAGGAAATGATATTGGATCCCTGGAGGTAGGAAAACTCGCCGACCTTATAGTACTTTCTGAAAATCCTTTAGAAAACATTGAGAATACTAACACCGTAGAAATGGTGATGGTAAATGGTCGCCTATACGATGCTTCTACTATGAACGAGATCGGAAACCACGACCGGGAAAGGGCACCCTTTTGGTGGGAACTTGATAATTACAATCAGGCGTTCCCATGGCATCAGGAAACACAAGGGTTTATGGACGGGGGCTGTGGCTGCCATATTGGACACCAATAA
- a CDS encoding diacylglycerol/lipid kinase family protein: MTSTLKVLLVINPISGGINKDQKISALKNKFKEFQISFTEYLTSGNDDTENIRALINEQTPNRILVLGGDGTIKMVAEAVHSEEIAVGIIPAGSSNGLAHSLGIPDDLETQLEVALGDHIIAVDKIKINDEICLHIADLGINAELIRNYENSNVRGKLGYLMQSIPTIFSCDYPFEFTIELNNQTIKKTGILLVIANARKYGTGATVNPSGKINDRTFELLIYKKLDLVEIIKTLREKVEMNPEFVECYPANSACIRCAEKVPFQIDGEFIAEVSELKVELSSEQLKLACPFQFKS; encoded by the coding sequence ATGACCTCAACATTAAAAGTTCTACTTGTGATAAATCCGATATCGGGGGGCATTAATAAGGATCAAAAAATTTCGGCTTTAAAAAACAAATTTAAAGAATTTCAAATCAGTTTTACTGAATACCTGACAAGCGGTAACGATGATACGGAAAATATTCGAGCGCTTATAAATGAGCAAACTCCTAACAGGATACTTGTATTGGGAGGGGATGGTACGATTAAAATGGTGGCTGAAGCAGTGCATTCTGAAGAAATCGCTGTGGGAATTATTCCTGCAGGTTCTTCAAATGGCCTTGCCCATAGCCTTGGGATTCCCGACGATCTTGAAACCCAACTTGAAGTCGCACTGGGTGATCATATCATAGCGGTTGATAAGATTAAAATTAATGACGAAATCTGCTTACATATTGCAGATCTGGGAATAAATGCTGAATTAATTCGAAATTACGAAAACTCAAATGTCCGTGGAAAACTCGGCTATTTGATGCAATCCATTCCTACGATCTTTTCGTGTGACTATCCCTTCGAATTTACTATTGAACTTAATAATCAAACCATCAAGAAAACAGGGATACTTCTTGTTATAGCCAACGCCCGAAAATACGGAACAGGGGCCACCGTAAATCCGTCCGGAAAGATTAATGATCGCACTTTCGAGCTCCTGATCTATAAAAAACTTGATCTGGTAGAAATAATTAAAACACTCCGGGAGAAGGTAGAAATGAATCCGGAGTTTGTAGAGTGTTATCCGGCCAACAGCGCGTGTATTCGATGTGCGGAAAAAGTTCCCTTTCAGATTGATGGTGAGTTTATCGCAGAAGTTTCTGAACTTAAAGTTGAGCTTAGCAGTGAACAGTTAAAATTAGCGTGCCCATTTCAGTTTAAAAGCTAA
- a CDS encoding App1 family protein encodes MKLDLKLYRGYLNDEELVVFGHVFKSWAPDKYRIDRRGIKHMFSIFHMFNIRPMPNVEITLEFKGKKVTTKTLKDGYFRFTIPFDVPLESGWHEYLVSCNTGEMGIVQKDEVLKPFNSNFGIISDIDDTFLISHSSNFFKKLYVLLSKNINKRKIFDDVVQHYRLLSLSGHKDTGGANSFFYVSSSEWNLYEFIVEFSRIHQLPKAVIKLKKIKTGIMDFLFTGRGSHDHKFEKIKDIISFYPQLTYVLLGDDSQRDPFIYERICKIFPENIKAVYIRQTRSKPKKKVTETLRNMEELKVAICYYSHSREAISHSQHTGII; translated from the coding sequence ATGAAACTTGACCTAAAGCTTTACCGGGGATACCTGAATGACGAAGAGTTGGTAGTGTTTGGTCATGTTTTCAAATCATGGGCTCCAGATAAGTATCGCATAGATCGCCGAGGTATCAAACATATGTTTTCTATTTTCCATATGTTTAATATTCGACCTATGCCGAATGTGGAAATCACACTTGAGTTTAAAGGTAAAAAGGTAACTACTAAGACACTGAAGGACGGATATTTTAGATTTACGATCCCGTTTGATGTCCCGTTAGAAAGTGGCTGGCATGAGTATTTGGTTTCCTGCAATACGGGAGAGATGGGTATTGTTCAAAAGGACGAAGTATTGAAGCCATTTAACAGTAACTTTGGTATCATCTCAGACATAGACGACACTTTTTTGATCTCCCATAGCAGCAATTTTTTTAAGAAGCTGTATGTCCTACTTTCAAAAAATATCAATAAACGGAAAATATTCGATGATGTAGTGCAGCATTACAGACTCTTAAGCCTTTCGGGCCATAAGGATACCGGTGGCGCCAACTCATTTTTTTATGTAAGTAGCAGCGAGTGGAACTTATACGAATTTATAGTCGAATTCTCCCGCATACATCAATTGCCAAAAGCAGTCATTAAATTAAAGAAAATTAAAACCGGAATCATGGATTTTCTCTTTACCGGAAGAGGGAGCCATGATCATAAGTTTGAAAAGATAAAAGACATTATTTCCTTTTACCCGCAGCTTACTTATGTTTTGTTAGGGGACGATTCCCAAAGAGACCCATTTATTTACGAACGAATCTGCAAGATCTTTCCTGAAAATATTAAAGCTGTTTATATACGTCAAACCAGATCGAAACCAAAAAAAAAGGTGACCGAAACCCTTCGGAACATGGAAGAATTGAAAGTAGCGATATGCTACTACAGTCACAGCAGGGAGGCTATTTCACATTCACAACATACAGGAATAATTTAA
- a CDS encoding YdeI/OmpD-associated family protein, which yields MEKPELYFPRAIEWREWLDLNHLKYPQGVQLIFYKLELNVPTMRWEEAVKVALCYGWIDSTVRSLGNGKRKQYFCPRNPKSSWSALNKNYIEELEQQGLIHASGQQVIEHAKKSGSWSEMDDVENLVVPEDLQHAFDQNPKAFLNYESFAPGYRKSYLSWLHQAKRSTTRKKRIEAIIHFCLNNIKSRI from the coding sequence ATGGAAAAACCTGAATTGTACTTTCCAAGGGCAATAGAATGGCGTGAGTGGCTCGATCTTAATCACTTAAAATATCCCCAGGGGGTTCAGCTTATATTTTATAAACTGGAATTAAATGTTCCTACCATGCGCTGGGAAGAAGCAGTGAAAGTGGCTTTATGTTATGGCTGGATCGACAGCACGGTACGTAGTCTTGGCAATGGAAAGCGAAAGCAATATTTCTGTCCAAGGAATCCGAAAAGCAGTTGGAGTGCCTTAAATAAAAACTATATAGAGGAGCTTGAACAACAAGGACTAATTCATGCGAGCGGCCAACAAGTTATTGAACATGCCAAGAAATCGGGCAGCTGGAGTGAGATGGATGATGTAGAGAATTTGGTGGTACCTGAAGATCTTCAGCATGCATTTGATCAAAATCCGAAGGCGTTTTTGAATTATGAAAGTTTTGCTCCCGGATACCGCAAGTCGTATCTAAGCTGGCTTCACCAGGCTAAAAGAAGCACCACAAGGAAAAAAAGAATTGAAGCCATTATTCATTTCTGTCTTAACAATATAAAATCCAGGATTTAA